The region CTGATATGACTCGTACAATAGTTTTAGGAAAAGCTGATGATAAACAGAAGGAAATATATAATATTGTCTTAAAAGCACAGTTGAAAGTAATTGAAAACATTAAAGCTAATATGTCCTGTAAAGATGCTGATGCAATAGCTAGAGATATTATAAATAAAGCTGGCTATAAAGAGAATTTTGGACATGGTTTAGGTCATGGAATTGGCTTAGAAGTACATGAAGATCCTCGCTTGTCTTTTGCAAGTGATCATAACCTGAAAGCTGGAATGGTGGTGAGTAATGAACCAGGTATTTATATCCCAGATTGGGGCGGTGTACGCATTGAAGATGATTTGCTTATCACTGATGAAGCTTGTGAGGTTTTAAATAGATCAACAAAGGAATTGATTGAATTATAGAGAAGCGGAGAATTTTAATAAAATAATCTCAAGAAAATTTTAAAAATATTCTATTAAAATATCTGATAATCTAGGATAGGATTTACTAGCTTTTCTTGTTATTTTTTTATCTATTTGCTATAATTATATAAGAGTATCAAAAAAGTGGGGATTTTAGTGGCAGTTAGCTCTCAGAAGAAACTATCTTTTTAGAGATATTTTTGCCTTTGCTGATACTTTCTATATTTCATTATTGTTTTATAAAAAATTTTAAGAAGGAGTTGATTAATTTGATTTCAACTAGTGATTTTCATAAAGGATTAACTATTGTAATTGACGCTAAAGTTTATCAAATAATTGATTTTCAACATTCAAAAATGGGTAGAGGTGGAGCATTAGTGAAAACCAAACTACGTGATGTTGAAAATGGTGGTATTATGGAAAAAACTTTTAGAGGTAATGAAAAAGTTGAACGAGCACATGTTGATCAAAGACAAAAGCAATATCTATATAGAGATGCTGATGATTATATTTTTATGGATACAGATACATATGAACAAATATCCTTATCAGATGAGCAGT is a window of Halanaerobiaceae bacterium ANBcell28 DNA encoding:
- the efp gene encoding elongation factor P; amino-acid sequence: MISTSDFHKGLTIVIDAKVYQIIDFQHSKMGRGGALVKTKLRDVENGGIMEKTFRGNEKVERAHVDQRQKQYLYRDADDYIFMDTDTYEQISLSDEQLGDKVDFLKENMILEVSMYEGRAIDIELPIFIEVAVAQTQPGIRGNTVSGGSKPATIETGAVVQVPLFINEGDLIKVDTRSGEYIERV